In Leucobacter denitrificans, the genomic window TCACGACCTCTCGCTATTCGGTGAATGGTTACGCGAATATGCTCAGACTGTCGCACCACACGCAAGAACCATTCTCGGTCACTCCTTTGGTTCACTCGTGGTAGCAAGCGCTCTCAAGTCAGGGTTAACGGCTGCTCGCACGATCCTCATTAACCCAATTTCCTCTCCCGCGCTCAAGGGCCCGCAGGCAGCGCTCACCCAAGCTGCGATTCTTTACTACCGCGCCGCCGACGCACTTCCTGAACCTGCGGCTCGTGCATTGCTTGGTAACAAGCTCATTGTGCGCGGAATGAGCGAAGTCATGGCGAAGACGGGCGATCGGGAGCTACGTAAGTGGATTCACGACCAACACGAACAGTATTTTTCGCGCTTTGTCGACTCATCAACACTTCTCGAGGCGTTCCGAGCATCGGTGTCCCACACAGTCCCTGAGTTTGCTGGTGCTCTTACAATGCCCGTATTGCTCATCGCAGGGGAGAAGGACGACATCACGCCTCTCGCGCACCAGCTCGACCTGCAGCGCATGTTGCCGAATGCTCAACTCCAAATATTTCCTGATACAGGTCACCTTGTTCATTATGAGGCCGTACCAGATGCAATTTTGGAAATCAGGTCTTTCCTACGCCGCACTGAGGAGCAGGCTGCGTGATCGTTCACCGCATCGACGACCTCACAGCTCCAGAGCTCGCCGATTACACTCAACTTACCGACGTTGAACTCAGACGTGTGCGCGAGCCTGAAGAGGGACTATACCTCGCGGAATCCCCGAAAGTAATCGAGCGAGCAATACAAGCTGGGCATCGACCCCGCTCATTGCTGTTGCTTGAAGAGTGGATCCCAAAACTTGCACCAATGCTTGAGCGGTAC contains:
- a CDS encoding alpha/beta fold hydrolase; the protein is MNEPQLIRVLGADTRSWTYGDPDGGPIVFVHGFRGDHHGLDGIARALSESMPELRIHVPDLPGFGDSPAIPSRTHDLSLFGEWLREYAQTVAPHARTILGHSFGSLVVASALKSGLTAARTILINPISSPALKGPQAALTQAAILYYRAADALPEPAARALLGNKLIVRGMSEVMAKTGDRELRKWIHDQHEQYFSRFVDSSTLLEAFRASVSHTVPEFAGALTMPVLLIAGEKDDITPLAHQLDLQRMLPNAQLQIFPDTGHLVHYEAVPDAILEIRSFLRRTEEQAA